TCCACCAGGAAGGTCTCCTCGGGATTCTCGCCCCGGGGGATGGTACAGATCTGCCGGGCTTTTTGCCCCGCACACAGCCTCGAATTTCTTTCAATTTCAAGGGAAGCCTCGGAGGCCATCATCTCATCGACATCGCTGAAGTACCTCCAGGGCGCATCAAAGCGCCTGTCGCGGCCTGCAATGAGCTTCTCGTCGTCTGACGCGAGAGGCCACGAAGAGCAAAGAGAGGGGCCCTTATACCACGAGCCATCACGTATGCAGTCCTGCACCTCCGGAGAAAGGCCCCGGAACCTCTCGTCGGTGAGATAGCGGAGGCCGGGAAGCAAAGTATAATTGTGGGAGACCAGGCAGTCATATTCAAGGATCCTGGCAACTCGCCCCGCCTCTTCCCTGAGGTCCGCCGTGGGCACGCTCGCGGCATAGGCAATCCACTGCGATTCATTCCTGGAGTCCACCAGGGGGAGAATGAGGCGCGCCTGCTCCCTGGTGATGACGCCCTTCCTGAAGGCGTCTTCGGTGAGGGAGTGGCGGCGGAATCCCTCGGCGAGCCTGATGAGCTGGCGGGTCTGCGCCATCGAGAAGCCGCAGCGCTCCCCTGCATAGTCCTCGATGAACTCATAGCCGAGAAGGCGGTGGAGCTGCCGATCATCCATCGCCCGAAGGAGCATTCCCGCGGCCACGTCAAGCCTCTGGCGGATGGAGGCGGCCCTCCGGAGGCGGCCCGCAAACGCCCTGGCGGAGACCCCGGCGTATTCTCCGCCGGACCGGGCCTCTTCCAGCCACGACGGAAAATGGATGCTCCAGGGCAGCTCCCAGGGAGCGCCGCAGGAAGGGCTTCCGAAGGCCTTCCCGACACCCTCATCGGGATCGCTCACACGCCGGTTTCCCATCCTTCTCTTCATGAGGGGCACCCGTGAGAAGAGGGGGCGATTTCCCTTGGCATCAAGGGCCGGAAGCTCCGGGGCGGCTTCCCCTGAGGCAAGGAAATTCGCAAGGAGAGCCTCGACAAATCCTGAGACAGGCCCGTCATAGTGCTCTTTGTCCCGGAAGAGGGAGAGGGCGAAGTCCCAGGTGAGGGCAAGGGAGGGCGGCACGCTGAAATACATCATCGTGCCCTCAGCCTCGTCACCGTGCGCATCATCGCACGCCCCGCCCGCTGCGCGCAGACTTCCTTCAGAACCGGGAGCCCCATCGGCCTTCCCTTCAGCGAGGGCCCTTTTCACTTCCTGCTCGAGGCCGCACAGCGAGCGCCCACTGGCAATGGCGAGCCACTCACCCTCGTTCTCGGGCATGATGACCCTCGAAAGATGCCTGAGAGCGCTCTTCGCGATCCTGCCCTCAAGATAGGCCTCCCGGGTGAGGGGGAGCGCCTTGAGGAGATCGAAGTTGTGCATCAGCTCCGATGCGGTGCGCCCGGAGAACGAGAGATGCTCCGTGGCGAAGGTGCCCATGGAGCGGTATCCTAACTGATCAACCCCTTTCGTTTTAAGAGTGACGAGAAGGCCGCCGAGTGCAAGATCAAGTGCCAGGCGGCCGCGGACTGCCTCGCAGAGCAGAAAATCAATGCGCTTTGCCCGCTCATCCCTGTCGATTGAGCCGAAGGAGATATCCTCGGTGAGCTTTTCCGCTTCGGGGATGAGGCCCTCCCTGGTGAGCTTGACGAGGTGCTCCGGCCTGCAGGGCCCTCCCGCGGAAAGCTCATAAGGCTCCGGCAGGAGCAGCATGTCCTCGTAATCCTGAGAAGACAATGGATTACCGAGGTGAAGAAGCTCTTCTTCATCTGGAAGGAACAGGGCAGTAACGGAACGAGTCTCATGTGTATCCATGATTGTATCATAGCATATCAGCCAAAAAACATCAAACAGGCTGCCCCTCTCAAACCTTATCACAGAGAGGATAAAATGCCGTCACAGGATGCCCTCCAGAGGGCCCGGAAGAGGTTGAAAGGCCAAAAATGACTCTGAATGCCATGAAGCGAGAGTCAGTGAAGGACCAGGCCGGTTTCCCCGCGTTTCAGATCCAGTCTGTCGCCGGGCATAAGGTTTTTTTGCGCGGGAAAGATTTTATAAGACAGCGGAAACCATGATCCCATGTTCCTGAACCCAAAAATAAAGGGACTTCTCCCCAAAGGAGGAGTCCTTGTCACTTTTCTCCACGGAAAAC
The Candidatus Eremiobacterota bacterium genome window above contains:
- a CDS encoding HNH endonuclease signature motif containing protein — translated: MDTHETRSVTALFLPDEEELLHLGNPLSSQDYEDMLLLPEPYELSAGGPCRPEHLVKLTREGLIPEAEKLTEDISFGSIDRDERAKRIDFLLCEAVRGRLALDLALGGLLVTLKTKGVDQLGYRSMGTFATEHLSFSGRTASELMHNFDLLKALPLTREAYLEGRIAKSALRHLSRVIMPENEGEWLAIASGRSLCGLEQEVKRALAEGKADGAPGSEGSLRAAGGACDDAHGDEAEGTMMYFSVPPSLALTWDFALSLFRDKEHYDGPVSGFVEALLANFLASGEAAPELPALDAKGNRPLFSRVPLMKRRMGNRRVSDPDEGVGKAFGSPSCGAPWELPWSIHFPSWLEEARSGGEYAGVSARAFAGRLRRAASIRQRLDVAAGMLLRAMDDRQLHRLLGYEFIEDYAGERCGFSMAQTRQLIRLAEGFRRHSLTEDAFRKGVITREQARLILPLVDSRNESQWIAYAASVPTADLREEAGRVARILEYDCLVSHNYTLLPGLRYLTDERFRGLSPEVQDCIRDGSWYKGPSLCSSWPLASDDEKLIAGRDRRFDAPWRYFSDVDEMMASEASLEIERNSRLCAGQKARQICTIPRGENPEETFLVDILTAGDPSPAAGSSMMIKFFLPRELLEIWNLAVHAFLGRLALAEAADNLGQPEEKFLAALLADYIVTEGTLKKAAHHHKILKRDRFRCQTPGCRCRRNLHVHHIIRRSQGGTDDPWNLIVLCEACHLHLLHGLRTLTVKGRAPYDLTFTFGSLSEGTPFLVYQKGVLAGSGDSIT